In the genome of Myxococcus stipitatus, one region contains:
- the kynU gene encoding kynureninase translates to MTTHLFEDTEDFARRADEADALRSFRDAFHFPPGPDGKPLVYLAGNSLGLQPKNAARYVQEELEDWARFGVEGHHHGRHPWLHYHELVTAQAARMVGAKPQEVVVMNTLTVNLHLMMVSFYRPTKTRFKILVEGGAFPSDQYAVASQARFHGYDPREAILELRPRPGEETLRTEDILATLDQHGHEVALVMLGSVNYLTGQAFDIPAITKTAHAKGCFVGFDLAHGAGNLRLALHDDGPDFAVWCSYKYLNGGPGSLAGVFVHERHARSKDIPRFEGWWGHDKATRFQMGPTFDPLPGAEGWQLSNPPILQLAALRASFELFDQAGMEALRAKSEKLTGYLEFLLEKLPPGFVRIITPRDVKQRGAQLSLRFKGEAQGMLKRLSDAGIICDFRKPDIIRAAPAPLYCSFTDVYRFVRTLEAHARD, encoded by the coding sequence ATGACGACGCATCTCTTCGAGGACACCGAGGACTTCGCGCGCCGCGCCGATGAGGCCGACGCCCTTCGCTCCTTCCGCGACGCGTTCCACTTCCCGCCGGGGCCGGATGGCAAGCCGCTGGTGTACCTGGCTGGCAACTCGCTGGGGCTCCAGCCGAAGAACGCCGCGCGCTACGTGCAGGAGGAGCTGGAGGACTGGGCCCGGTTCGGCGTCGAGGGCCACCATCACGGCCGGCACCCGTGGCTGCACTACCACGAGCTCGTCACGGCGCAGGCCGCGCGGATGGTGGGCGCGAAGCCTCAAGAAGTGGTGGTGATGAACACCCTGACGGTGAACCTGCACCTGATGATGGTGTCGTTCTACCGACCCACGAAGACGCGCTTCAAGATTCTGGTGGAGGGCGGAGCGTTCCCCTCGGACCAGTACGCGGTGGCGTCCCAGGCGCGCTTCCACGGGTATGACCCGCGTGAGGCCATCCTGGAGCTGAGGCCTCGCCCGGGTGAGGAGACGCTGCGCACCGAGGACATCCTCGCCACGCTGGACCAGCACGGGCACGAGGTCGCGCTGGTGATGCTGGGCAGCGTGAACTACCTCACGGGCCAGGCGTTCGACATCCCGGCGATTACGAAGACGGCGCACGCCAAGGGCTGCTTCGTCGGCTTCGACCTGGCGCACGGCGCGGGCAACCTGCGGCTGGCCTTGCATGACGACGGGCCGGACTTCGCGGTGTGGTGCTCGTACAAGTACCTCAACGGAGGCCCGGGCTCGCTGGCCGGGGTGTTCGTGCATGAGCGGCATGCGCGCTCGAAGGACATTCCGCGCTTCGAGGGGTGGTGGGGGCACGACAAGGCCACGCGCTTCCAGATGGGGCCGACGTTCGACCCGCTGCCGGGCGCGGAGGGGTGGCAGCTGTCCAACCCGCCCATCCTCCAGCTCGCGGCGCTGCGGGCCTCGTTCGAGTTGTTCGACCAAGCGGGCATGGAGGCGCTGCGCGCGAAGAGCGAGAAGCTCACCGGCTACCTGGAGTTCCTGCTGGAGAAGCTGCCTCCGGGCTTCGTGCGCATCATCACGCCCAGGGACGTGAAGCAGCGGGGCGCGCAGCTGTCGCTGCGGTTCAAGGGCGAGGCGCAGGGGATGCTCAAGCGCCTGTCTGACGCGGGCATCATCTGCGACTTCCGCAAGCCGGACATCATCCGCGCGGCGCCCGCGCCGCTGTACTGCTCCTTCACCGACGTCTACCGCTTCGTGCGGACCCTGGAGGCCCATGCGCGCGACTGA
- a CDS encoding amidohydrolase family protein — MKVDIHTHLLPEKLPRFAERYGYGGFITLDHHKPCRARMLRDDGKFFREIESNCWDPVKRIEECDATGVHVQVLSTVPVMFSYWTKPEHGADLSRFLNDHLAGVVREHPQRFAGLGTVPLQSPELAIRELERCVKELGLSGVQIGSHVNDWNLSDEKLFPFFEAASELGASIFVHPWDMMGEAKMQKYWLPWLVGMPAEVSLAMCSLIFGGVLERLPKLRFAFAHGGGSFPGTLGRIEHGFEARPDLVAVDNKVPPRDYLGRFWVDSLVHDADTLRFIVKLFGQDKVALGSDYPFPLGEDRPGTLIDSLTELSLDTREQLLWKNALAWLGRAREDFAP; from the coding sequence TTGAAGGTCGACATCCACACGCACCTGTTGCCCGAGAAGCTCCCGCGCTTCGCCGAGCGCTATGGCTACGGCGGCTTCATCACGCTGGACCACCACAAGCCGTGCCGCGCGCGCATGCTGCGCGACGACGGGAAGTTCTTCCGCGAAATCGAGAGCAACTGCTGGGACCCGGTGAAGCGCATCGAGGAGTGTGATGCGACGGGCGTCCACGTCCAGGTCCTCTCCACCGTGCCGGTGATGTTCAGCTACTGGACGAAGCCGGAGCACGGCGCGGACCTGTCCCGCTTCCTGAATGACCACCTGGCCGGCGTGGTGCGCGAGCACCCCCAGCGCTTCGCGGGCCTGGGCACCGTGCCCCTCCAGTCGCCGGAGCTGGCGATTCGGGAGCTGGAGCGGTGCGTGAAGGAGCTGGGGTTGTCGGGCGTGCAGATTGGCAGCCACGTCAACGACTGGAACCTCTCCGACGAGAAGCTGTTCCCCTTCTTCGAGGCGGCCAGCGAGCTGGGCGCGTCCATCTTCGTCCACCCGTGGGACATGATGGGCGAGGCGAAGATGCAGAAGTACTGGCTGCCGTGGCTGGTGGGCATGCCCGCGGAGGTGTCGCTGGCCATGTGCTCGCTCATCTTCGGCGGGGTGCTGGAGCGGCTGCCCAAGCTGCGCTTCGCGTTCGCGCACGGCGGAGGCTCGTTCCCCGGGACGCTGGGCCGCATCGAGCACGGCTTCGAGGCCCGTCCGGACCTGGTCGCCGTGGACAACAAGGTGCCGCCGCGCGACTACCTGGGCCGCTTCTGGGTGGACTCGCTGGTGCACGACGCGGACACGCTGCGCTTCATCGTCAAGCTGTTCGGCCAGGACAAGGTCGCGCTCGGCAGTGACTATCCCTTCCCCCTGGGCGAGGACCGCCCGGGCACCCTCATCGACTCGCTGACCGAGCTGTCCCTGGACACTCGCGAGCAGCTGCTCTGGAAGAACGCTCTGGCGTGGCTGGGCCGCGCCCGCGAGGACTTCGCACCATGA
- the nbaC gene encoding 3-hydroxyanthranilate 3,4-dioxygenase, which translates to MGRLTPINFKKWIDEHRHLLKPPVGNQQVWADREFMVTVVGGPNARTDYHINEGEEFFYQLEGSITLRVLEDGKPVDIAIDEGDIFLLPPKVPHSPQRPAGTVGLVLERRRLPHEMDGFMWICPSCGEKLYEEFVHVTNLVTQLPPIFEHFYGNPDNCTCKKCGTKVTKGGPAR; encoded by the coding sequence ATGGGCCGCCTGACTCCCATCAACTTCAAGAAGTGGATTGACGAGCACCGCCACCTGCTCAAGCCGCCCGTCGGCAACCAGCAGGTGTGGGCCGACCGCGAGTTCATGGTCACCGTCGTCGGCGGACCGAACGCGCGCACGGACTACCACATCAACGAGGGCGAGGAGTTCTTCTACCAGCTCGAGGGCTCCATCACCCTGCGCGTCCTCGAGGACGGCAAGCCGGTGGACATCGCCATCGACGAGGGCGACATCTTCCTGCTGCCGCCCAAGGTGCCGCACTCGCCGCAGCGTCCCGCCGGCACGGTGGGCCTGGTGCTGGAGCGCCGCCGCCTCCCCCACGAGATGGATGGCTTCATGTGGATATGCCCCTCGTGCGGCGAGAAGCTCTACGAGGAGTTCGTCCACGTCACCAACCTGGTGACGCAGCTGCCCCCCATCTTCGAGCACTTCTACGGCAACCCCGACAACTGCACCTGCAAGAAGTGCGGGACGAAGGTCACCAAGGGAGGGCCGGCGCGTTGA
- a CDS encoding RidA family protein, with protein MSTSERVDSQKAPEPVGLYPHARRVGNLLFLSGVGPRERGTKKIPGVELDAEGNILSYDIEKQCHSVFRNVRYILEDAGSSWERLVDVTVYLTDMKKDFPTYNRLWAEYFKDNPPCRTTLEINRLPTPIAIELKCIATIGDE; from the coding sequence GTGAGCACCAGTGAGCGAGTCGATTCCCAGAAGGCCCCGGAGCCCGTGGGCCTGTACCCCCACGCGCGACGCGTGGGCAACCTGCTGTTCCTGTCGGGCGTGGGCCCCAGGGAGCGGGGCACAAAGAAGATTCCCGGCGTGGAGCTGGACGCCGAGGGCAACATCCTCTCCTACGACATCGAGAAGCAGTGCCACTCGGTGTTCCGCAACGTCCGCTACATCCTCGAGGACGCGGGCTCCTCGTGGGAGCGGCTGGTGGACGTCACCGTGTACCTCACGGACATGAAGAAGGACTTCCCCACCTACAACCGGCTGTGGGCGGAGTACTTCAAGGACAACCCGCCGTGCAGGACGACGCTCGAAATCAATCGGCTGCCGACGCCCATCGCCATCGAGCTCAAGTGCATCGCCACCATCGGAGACGAATGA
- a CDS encoding aldehyde dehydrogenase yields MQKVLNYIGGELLPARGGTWLDKPEPATAKTYAQVPDSDESDVQRAVEAASRAFPAWSATPAAERSRMLRRIADTIRQRLPDFALAESIDSGKPLAVASTVDIPRSILNFEFFADAVTQFSSEAHATDGVALNYTLRSPLGVVGCISPWNLPLYLLTWKLAPALAMGNCVVAKPSEVTPMTAYLLSQVCRDVGLPPGVLNIVHGLGPKVGAAMSQHPDIPAISFTGSTRVGAEIARVAAPAFKKLSLEMGGKNPNVIFEDCDFDEALATTVRSSFSNQGQICLCGPRIFVQRSLYPRFRDALVERTRALKVGDPLEAGTEQGALVSQQHFDKVMGYIDLAKQEGGRILTGGKRASLSGRCAEGWFVEPTLIEGLDASCRTNQEEIFGPVATLIPFDHEDQALAWANATKYGLAASVWTKDLSRAHRFAARLHSGIVWVNCWMLRDLRTPFGGVKDSGVGREGGWEALRFFTEPKNVCIKL; encoded by the coding sequence ATGCAGAAGGTGCTCAACTACATCGGGGGAGAGCTGCTGCCCGCCCGCGGAGGTACGTGGCTGGACAAGCCCGAGCCCGCGACGGCGAAGACGTACGCGCAGGTCCCCGACTCCGACGAGAGCGACGTCCAGCGCGCCGTGGAGGCCGCCTCGCGCGCCTTCCCCGCCTGGTCCGCCACCCCCGCCGCCGAGCGCTCACGCATGCTCCGCCGCATCGCGGACACCATCCGTCAGCGCCTGCCCGACTTCGCCCTCGCGGAGTCCATCGACTCCGGCAAGCCGCTGGCCGTCGCCTCCACCGTCGACATCCCGCGCAGCATCCTCAACTTCGAGTTCTTCGCGGACGCCGTCACCCAGTTCTCCAGCGAGGCCCACGCCACCGACGGCGTCGCCCTCAACTACACGCTGCGCTCACCCCTGGGCGTCGTCGGCTGCATCTCCCCGTGGAACCTGCCCCTCTATCTCCTCACGTGGAAGCTCGCGCCCGCGCTGGCCATGGGCAACTGCGTCGTCGCCAAGCCCTCCGAAGTCACGCCCATGACGGCCTACCTGCTGTCCCAGGTCTGCCGTGACGTGGGCCTGCCCCCGGGCGTGCTCAACATCGTCCACGGCCTGGGCCCCAAGGTGGGCGCGGCCATGAGCCAGCACCCGGACATCCCCGCCATCTCCTTCACGGGCAGCACCCGCGTCGGCGCCGAGATTGCCCGCGTGGCCGCGCCCGCCTTCAAGAAGCTCTCGCTGGAGATGGGCGGGAAGAATCCCAACGTCATCTTCGAGGACTGCGACTTCGACGAAGCACTCGCCACCACGGTGCGCTCGTCCTTCTCCAACCAGGGGCAGATCTGCCTCTGTGGCCCGCGCATCTTCGTGCAGCGCTCCCTCTACCCGCGCTTCCGCGACGCGCTGGTGGAGCGCACGCGCGCGCTCAAGGTGGGCGACCCGCTGGAGGCCGGCACGGAGCAGGGCGCGCTGGTGTCGCAGCAGCACTTCGACAAGGTGATGGGCTACATCGACCTGGCGAAGCAGGAGGGCGGGCGCATCCTCACCGGAGGCAAGCGCGCGAGCCTCTCCGGCCGCTGCGCCGAGGGCTGGTTCGTGGAGCCCACGCTCATCGAGGGCCTGGACGCCTCCTGCCGCACCAACCAGGAAGAGATCTTCGGCCCGGTGGCCACGCTGATTCCCTTCGACCACGAGGACCAGGCGCTCGCGTGGGCGAACGCCACGAAGTACGGCCTGGCCGCCAGCGTGTGGACGAAGGACCTGTCGCGGGCACACCGCTTCGCGGCCCGGCTGCACAGCGGCATTGTCTGGGTGAACTGCTGGATGCTGCGCGACCTGCGCACGCCGTTCGGCGGGGTGAAGGACTCGGGCGTGGGACGCGAGGGCGGCTGGGAAGCGCTGCGCTTCTTCACCGAGCCCAAGAACGTGTGCATCAAGCTGTGA
- a CDS encoding HAMP domain-containing sensor histidine kinase: MPMEQVRAEQPRADSRQPPSAVSVEEALEVLVDVARRLTRAHQATVVLTPAPGRSKGASVTSLSRAYEDWGGYSVPSAEEPARGAGRGRGTRAEPRGRLCVPLPSGAGMLHLFDREVGDFTREDDVALSGLVRLASLALESARLLREEQRARTEAEAAEQRAAFLADASRVLASSSLDPKATLDTLARLSVPVMADWCFVDLKDDTGAVRRTSVAHADPGEDALAARVWDFPPGPEGSVHPTTRVARDAESVLVRDVDEAWLRRVSVSDEHHDVMRDVGFHSLLSVPLLARGRSLGALTFLAVRPSRHYAQADLETAQDLARRAALLVDNARLYREARRSVRLRDEFLAVASHELKTPLTPLQLRLQWLRRQTSADLSSSLPASTVLSQLDVVQRQVDKLAGLVDGLLDVSRLSSGGMTLQREDMDLEMLAREVKAHLALAATQAGSQVSLFTRGDVKGSWDRVRLEQVLTHLLSNALKYGAGQPVHIELRDEGDKVLVRVEDAGIGISPEYQAHIFERFGRAVSERHYGGLGLGLYVTRQIVEAHGGEIHVRSEPGRGSHFEVILPRREPT; the protein is encoded by the coding sequence ATGCCGATGGAACAGGTGCGTGCGGAGCAACCGCGTGCGGACTCCAGGCAGCCCCCGTCCGCGGTGAGTGTCGAGGAGGCGCTGGAGGTGCTCGTGGACGTCGCCCGGCGGCTGACGCGCGCCCACCAGGCGACCGTCGTGTTGACGCCTGCCCCGGGGAGGTCGAAGGGGGCGAGCGTCACGTCGCTCTCCCGCGCTTACGAGGACTGGGGGGGCTACAGCGTGCCGTCCGCCGAGGAGCCCGCCCGAGGAGCAGGCAGGGGGCGAGGGACTCGCGCGGAGCCTCGGGGCCGGCTCTGCGTGCCGCTGCCCTCGGGCGCCGGCATGCTCCACCTCTTCGACCGCGAGGTGGGGGACTTCACCCGCGAGGACGACGTGGCCCTCTCGGGGCTGGTCCGCCTGGCGAGCCTGGCGCTGGAGTCCGCGCGGCTCTTGAGGGAGGAGCAGCGCGCTCGCACGGAGGCCGAGGCCGCGGAGCAGCGCGCGGCCTTCCTCGCCGACGCGAGCCGCGTGCTGGCTTCCTCCTCGCTGGACCCGAAGGCCACGCTCGACACGCTGGCGCGGCTGAGCGTACCGGTCATGGCGGACTGGTGCTTCGTCGACCTGAAGGACGACACGGGCGCGGTGCGGCGCACGTCCGTGGCGCACGCGGACCCCGGCGAGGACGCGCTGGCCGCGCGCGTGTGGGACTTCCCTCCCGGACCCGAGGGCAGCGTCCACCCCACCACCCGCGTGGCGCGCGACGCGGAGTCCGTGCTGGTGCGCGACGTGGACGAGGCCTGGCTGCGCCGCGTGTCGGTGAGCGACGAGCACCACGACGTCATGCGCGACGTGGGCTTCCACTCCCTGCTCTCCGTGCCGCTGCTGGCCCGAGGCCGCTCGCTGGGCGCGCTCACCTTCCTCGCGGTGCGGCCCTCGCGGCACTATGCCCAGGCGGACCTGGAGACGGCGCAGGACCTGGCCCGCCGCGCGGCGCTGCTGGTGGACAACGCCCGGCTGTACCGCGAGGCCCGCCGCTCGGTGCGCCTGCGCGACGAGTTCCTCGCGGTGGCGAGCCACGAACTGAAGACCCCGCTCACCCCGCTCCAGCTGCGCCTCCAGTGGCTGCGCCGGCAGACGAGCGCGGACCTGTCCTCGTCGCTCCCCGCGTCGACGGTGCTCTCGCAGCTGGACGTCGTGCAGCGGCAGGTGGACAAGCTGGCGGGGCTGGTGGACGGACTGCTCGATGTCTCGCGCCTGTCCAGCGGCGGGATGACCTTGCAGCGCGAGGACATGGACCTGGAGATGCTGGCGCGCGAGGTGAAGGCGCACCTGGCGCTCGCGGCGACGCAGGCCGGCAGCCAAGTGTCGCTCTTTACTCGGGGCGACGTGAAGGGCAGCTGGGACCGGGTGCGGCTGGAGCAGGTGCTCACGCATCTGCTCTCCAACGCGCTGAAGTATGGCGCGGGCCAGCCCGTGCACATCGAGCTGCGCGACGAGGGCGACAAGGTGCTCGTGCGCGTGGAGGACGCGGGCATCGGCATCTCCCCGGAGTACCAGGCCCACATCTTCGAGCGCTTCGGCCGCGCGGTGAGCGAGCGCCACTACGGGGGCCTGGGGCTGGGCCTCTACGTCACGCGGCAGATTGTCGAGGCGCACGGCGGCGAAATCCACGTGCGCAGCGAGCCGGGGCGTGGCAGCCACTTCGAGGTCATCCTCCCCAGGCGCGAGCCCACCTGA
- a CDS encoding SDR family oxidoreductase has product MSRKVALITGASAGLGEQFARRFARDGHDVILVARSAPRLEALASALEKEHGVKAHVIPLDLGQPEAAEQLFARVAERGLAVEFLVNNAGFGSSGPFLDQDVKREAEMVDLNCTALLKLTHLFARPMRERGHGRVLNVASTAGFQPGPYMATYYATKAFVVSLSEALSHELKGTGVTVTCHCPGATHTEFAQRAGTTKSRLFQRAGVASAPEVVEHAYGMMMRGRVLAIHGFLNQVAAFMVRFSPRFAARSVAAGLNQQG; this is encoded by the coding sequence ATGTCACGCAAGGTGGCGCTCATCACCGGAGCCTCAGCGGGTCTTGGAGAGCAGTTCGCGCGGCGGTTCGCCCGGGATGGGCATGACGTCATCCTGGTGGCCCGGAGCGCTCCGCGGCTGGAGGCCCTGGCCTCCGCGCTGGAGAAGGAGCACGGGGTGAAGGCCCACGTGATTCCCCTGGACCTGGGCCAGCCGGAGGCCGCCGAGCAGCTCTTCGCGCGGGTGGCCGAGCGCGGGCTGGCGGTGGAGTTCCTCGTCAACAACGCGGGCTTCGGCTCCTCGGGGCCGTTCCTGGACCAGGACGTGAAGCGCGAGGCGGAGATGGTGGACCTCAACTGCACCGCGCTCCTGAAGCTGACGCACCTGTTCGCCCGGCCCATGCGCGAGCGCGGCCACGGCCGGGTGCTCAACGTGGCCTCCACCGCGGGCTTCCAGCCCGGGCCGTACATGGCCACGTACTACGCGACCAAGGCCTTCGTCGTGTCGCTGTCGGAGGCGCTCTCGCACGAGCTGAAGGGCACGGGCGTGACGGTGACGTGCCACTGCCCGGGGGCGACACACACGGAGTTCGCGCAGCGCGCGGGGACCACGAAGAGCCGCTTGTTCCAGCGCGCCGGCGTGGCCAGTGCCCCGGAGGTGGTGGAGCACGCCTACGGGATGATGATGCGCGGGCGGGTGCTGGCCATCCATGGCTTCCTCAACCAGGTGGCCGCCTTCATGGTGCGCTTCAGCCCGCGCTTCGCCGCGCGCTCCGTGGCCGCGGGCCTCAACCAGCAGGGCTGA
- a CDS encoding 2-keto-4-pentenoate hydratase: MTRTVDLSELARRLDAARRERREVPPLTNELPGLTLPDAYGIQEEGLRLRQADGERVVGLKMGLTSEAKRRQMNLDSPVYGVLTDRMRVAAGGVMALGQSIHPKIEPEIAFRTTRELRGQVTRDEVLDACGAVFVAMEILDSRYRDFKYFSLPDVVADNSSSSLFVLGEVEHPPRAMDLTRLEMKMSVNGAVVQSARSDAISGDPVVSVIQLCELLAQRGHVLPAGSIVLAGAATVAHMLQPGDRVRLDVEGLGSVEVSAA, translated from the coding sequence ATGACGCGGACTGTGGACCTCTCGGAGCTGGCCCGGCGACTCGATGCCGCGCGGCGGGAGCGGCGCGAGGTGCCGCCCCTCACGAACGAGCTGCCGGGGCTCACCCTGCCGGACGCGTACGGCATCCAGGAGGAGGGCCTCCGCCTGCGCCAGGCGGACGGTGAGCGCGTGGTGGGCCTGAAGATGGGCCTGACGTCCGAGGCCAAGCGCCGGCAGATGAACCTGGACTCCCCCGTGTACGGCGTCCTCACGGACCGGATGCGCGTGGCGGCGGGCGGGGTGATGGCGCTCGGCCAGAGCATCCACCCCAAAATCGAGCCGGAGATTGCCTTCCGCACCACGCGCGAGCTGCGCGGGCAGGTGACGCGCGACGAGGTGCTGGACGCGTGCGGGGCCGTGTTCGTCGCGATGGAAATCCTCGACTCGCGCTACCGCGACTTCAAGTACTTCTCCCTGCCGGACGTGGTGGCGGACAACTCGTCCTCGTCGCTGTTCGTGCTCGGGGAGGTGGAGCACCCGCCGCGCGCGATGGACCTGACGCGGCTGGAGATGAAGATGTCGGTGAATGGCGCGGTGGTGCAGTCGGCGCGCTCGGACGCCATCTCCGGTGACCCGGTGGTATCGGTGATTCAGTTGTGTGAGCTCCTGGCCCAGCGCGGGCACGTGCTCCCGGCGGGGAGCATCGTCCTGGCGGGGGCGGCCACCGTCGCGCACATGCTCCAGCCGGGAGACCGGGTGCGGCTCGACGTGGAGGGGCTGGGCTCGGTGGAGGTGTCGGCCGCGTAG
- a CDS encoding FAD/NAD(P)-binding protein has translation MRAHESPWDVAIVGGGASGTLLAIHLLRQAHVPLRILLLERDEQVGQGLAYSTRTECHLLNVPAARMGAFGDDPEHFLRWLRRTEPGTAAGDFVPRLHYGQYLEEVLKEAIAWSTPGVHFEVMTSEVHSLREHANRVTLSTRDGAVVARTVVLALGNAPPANLRVEDGGLYTSGRYHRSPWAEGALSGVGTRDTVLLVGTGLTMVDTVLSLEARGHRGTVHALSRHGLLPHRHARSGTYVSPPIRAVLRALRPTASRPLQARAVLHLLREEVARAERTGANWRAVVDALRPVTVPLWRRLPVDEQRRFLRHLRTYWDVHRHRMAPAVGDQVERLRASGRLRLHAARVRGFSLDDAGQVSVRLAPRGQRREEHLQVQHVVNCTGPEGLGVRHGHPLLRELTDAGTALPDALGLGLATQGPGALLNARGDARGRLFTLGPLRRGELWETTAVPEIRVQARALADHLLERLGRGLARPPEPLAAPAADGGT, from the coding sequence GTGCGAGCACACGAGAGCCCATGGGATGTGGCCATCGTGGGAGGTGGTGCCAGCGGGACGCTCCTGGCCATCCACCTCTTGAGGCAGGCGCATGTGCCGCTGCGGATTCTCCTCCTGGAGCGCGACGAGCAGGTGGGCCAGGGGCTCGCCTACTCGACGCGCACTGAATGTCATCTGCTGAACGTCCCCGCCGCGCGGATGGGGGCCTTCGGCGATGACCCCGAGCACTTCCTGCGCTGGCTGCGGCGGACCGAGCCCGGCACGGCGGCCGGCGACTTCGTCCCCCGGCTGCACTACGGCCAGTATCTGGAGGAGGTGCTGAAGGAGGCCATCGCCTGGTCGACCCCGGGGGTCCACTTCGAGGTGATGACCTCGGAGGTCCACTCGCTCCGCGAGCACGCGAACCGGGTGACGCTGTCGACACGCGACGGCGCGGTGGTGGCGCGCACGGTGGTGCTGGCGCTGGGCAACGCGCCCCCCGCGAACCTGCGCGTCGAGGACGGCGGGCTGTACACGAGCGGGCGCTATCACCGCTCGCCCTGGGCCGAGGGGGCCCTGAGCGGCGTGGGGACGCGCGACACGGTGCTCTTGGTGGGCACGGGCCTCACCATGGTGGACACCGTGCTGTCGCTGGAGGCGCGGGGCCATCGCGGGACGGTGCACGCGCTGTCGCGACATGGCCTGCTCCCGCACCGGCATGCGCGCTCCGGCACCTACGTGTCGCCGCCCATCCGGGCCGTGCTGCGCGCCCTGCGCCCCACCGCCTCCCGTCCCCTCCAGGCGCGCGCCGTCCTGCACCTCCTGCGGGAAGAGGTGGCCCGCGCGGAGCGGACAGGCGCCAACTGGCGCGCGGTGGTGGACGCGCTGCGGCCGGTGACGGTGCCCCTGTGGCGGCGGCTCCCCGTGGACGAGCAGCGGCGCTTCCTGCGCCACCTGCGCACCTATTGGGACGTGCACCGCCACCGCATGGCCCCCGCCGTGGGAGACCAGGTGGAGCGGCTGAGGGCCAGCGGCCGGCTGCGCCTGCACGCCGCCCGGGTCCGCGGCTTCTCGCTGGACGACGCAGGCCAGGTGAGCGTGCGCCTGGCCCCCCGAGGCCAGCGCCGCGAGGAGCACCTCCAGGTGCAGCACGTGGTGAACTGCACCGGCCCGGAGGGGCTGGGCGTCCGGCACGGCCACCCGCTGCTGCGCGAGCTGACCGACGCGGGCACCGCGCTCCCGGACGCGCTGGGCCTGGGCCTGGCGACCCAAGGCCCCGGCGCCCTGCTGAACGCGCGCGGAGACGCCCGGGGCCGCCTCTTCACCCTGGGGCCCTTGCGCCGTGGAGAGCTGTGGGAGACCACCGCCGTGCCGGAGATTCGCGTCCAGGCCCGCGCCCTGGCCGACCACCTGCTCGAGCGGCTGGGGCGGGGACTCGCCCGTCCCCCCGAGCCCCTGGCCGCGCCCGCCGCCGACGGCGGCACCTAG
- a CDS encoding cysteine dioxygenase family protein: MREHATEAGDIEVPDTRSLLGWELPEDEAAAPSLAWLVARLRDSRPDWRLLESLTRFDDARYARRTLARTRACELLLVCWLPGQGSPLHDHGGSWGASLLLQGELRETRFAWAGDRLRVDAKRRAGEGDLMREEPQTIHRVLNDSRHRAVSLHAYAPPMEGMTSYDDVWAESVRRRRPAVAGAGRRRRPRAG; encoded by the coding sequence ATGCGAGAGCACGCCACGGAAGCAGGGGACATCGAGGTTCCTGATACGCGGAGCCTGCTCGGTTGGGAGCTCCCCGAGGACGAAGCCGCGGCGCCTTCCTTGGCCTGGCTGGTGGCCCGGCTTCGCGACAGCCGGCCTGACTGGAGGCTGCTGGAGTCGCTGACCCGCTTCGATGACGCCCGCTATGCCCGCCGCACGCTGGCGAGGACTCGCGCGTGTGAGCTGCTGCTCGTGTGCTGGTTGCCGGGGCAGGGCTCGCCGCTGCATGACCACGGAGGCTCGTGGGGCGCGTCGTTGCTCCTCCAAGGCGAGCTGCGTGAGACGCGCTTCGCGTGGGCGGGGGACCGGCTGCGCGTGGACGCGAAGCGGCGCGCGGGCGAGGGGGACTTGATGCGCGAGGAGCCCCAGACCATCCACCGCGTCCTCAACGACTCGCGGCACCGGGCCGTGTCGCTGCACGCCTACGCGCCGCCGATGGAGGGCATGACGTCCTACGACGACGTGTGGGCGGAGTCCGTCAGACGACGGCGTCCAGCTGTCGCGGGGGCAGGGCGAAGGCGCCGGCCACGGGCAGGGTGA